The nucleotide sequence AAAATTTTTCAACGAATTTCTAAAATCTTTTTCTTTTAGAATAAAACCCTCAAACAACCATTGCGAAATATCTAAAACAACTAATTCTTCGGCAGGATAATAATCTTCTAAATCAAAAATCACCAAACTGCTTTGTGCTACTTTATTTACAATTTCTTCTTCCATCTTAAAGCATTCCCAATTCTAATTTAGCTTCTTCGCTCATCATATCTTTATCCCAAGGTGGATCAAAAGTCAATTCAATTTCAACATCATTTACCATATTTATCGAACTCACTTTTTCTTTTACTTCCATTGGCAATGTTTCTGCCACAGGACAATTGGGCGATGTAAGTGTCATTAAAATTTTTACATCGCGGTTTTCATTTACAAAAACGTCGTAAATCAATCCCAGTTCGTAAATATCTACCGGTATTTCCGGGTCAAAAATCGTTTTTAGAACTTTAACGATATTTTCTCCTAAATCGTTCATATCTATTTGTTCTTCCATATCATTAGTTGGCTTGAAGGGCGATTGCATATAATTTTATTTGTTTTAACATTGATACCAATCCGTTGGCACGCGTGGGCGACAAATGTTCTTTTAGTCCGATTTCATCAATGAATGATGTATCGGCATTCATAACATCGACCGCCTTTTGGTCTGAAAATGTTCTTATTAAAATAGCAATGATTCCTTTGGTGAGAATGGCATCGCTATCGGCAGTAAAAACAATTTTATCGGCGTTTTTTTCGGCGTGTAACCACACTTTAGACTGACATCCGCGAATTAAATTTTCTTCTACTTTGTATTGATCTTCTATTAAAGGAAGTGATTTTCCCAGTTCAATGATGTATTCGTAACGCTGCATCCAATCATCGAACAGTGCAAATTCATCTACTATTTCTTCCTGTATTTCTTTAATTGTCATTTGTTCTTGTTTAACGTTTTTTTTTGTTTAAGGTTTAAGGTTTTTGAGACTTTTGACATTTGACGTTAAGACTTTCTATGCTATTGTAACATCATCTGGGCTTTTTTCAACGCTTCAATCATTGCATCGATTTCTTCTTTGCTGTTGTAAAATGCGAACGATGCACGAATGGTTCCCGGAATATCGAAATAATTCATAATGGGTTGTGCACAGTGATGACCTGTACGAACCGCAATGCCCAGTTTATCGATAATCGCACCTACATCGTACGGATGAATTCCTTTAAAATTAAACGAAATTACCGATGCTTTTTCTGCGGTTGTTCCGTAAAATTCAATTCCGTTTAACTTACTTAACTGTTCTGTTCCGTATGTCAGTAATTCTTGTTCGTAAGCTGCAATGTTATCAAAACCAATTTCGTTTAAATAATCAATTGCAACGCCTAATACAATACCGCCGGCAATGTTTGGTGTACCAGCTTCAAACTTATGCGGCAAACAGGCATAAGTAGTTTTTTCAAACGTAACTTCCTTGATCATTTCTCCTCCACCTTGATACGGAGGTAGTTTATTTAACCACGCTTCTTTACCATAAAGAACCCCGGTACCTGTTGGCCCACAAATTTTATGACCAGAGAAAACGTAGAAATCACAATCTAAATCCTGAA is from Flavobacterium dauae and encodes:
- a CDS encoding SUF system Fe-S cluster assembly protein; the protein is MEEQIDMNDLGENIVKVLKTIFDPEIPVDIYELGLIYDVFVNENRDVKILMTLTSPNCPVAETLPMEVKEKVSSINMVNDVEIELTFDPPWDKDMMSEEAKLELGML
- a CDS encoding SufE family protein, which gives rise to MTIKEIQEEIVDEFALFDDWMQRYEYIIELGKSLPLIEDQYKVEENLIRGCQSKVWLHAEKNADKIVFTADSDAILTKGIIAILIRTFSDQKAVDVMNADTSFIDEIGLKEHLSPTRANGLVSMLKQIKLYAIALQAN